The Candidatus Binatia bacterium DNA segment ATGTAGGCGACGAAATTTGAGATAACAAAAGCGACGCCGTTTGCCTTCATGGAATTTCGCGACCGGGTGGCATCCTCCAGCTCCTCAACCCGCAGGCTGAAGAGCCTTAAGAACCAATCATCCGGCTGTAATGCAAAAAACATTTTCCACGCGGCCAGGTGAAACACCAATATATGGGCCGCGGTGGCTACGGTTCCGCTGAGTACGTACTTGACGAATTGAACCAGATTGCCCGTGTCGGCGCTCACAAGTTGATCGATGATATTCAAATGGTCATCCTTCACGGTGATGTTAGGGTGTTTGTCGCTGCTTAACAACAATTCCAGCGTGAATTGTCAAATTACTTGCGATTTCCGAGGCGAGGACGTCGGGATCGACGTTTTGAGAATTCTCAAAAGGTCAAAGCGGTGCGATGGATGCTCATTTGCGCAATTGAGCAAACGTGACATGCACCGCCAAGGTGCTCATTTTGACGTTTCGGGAATTGTCGAAACATGAAAGCGTGAATCTACCGTTGGGCTTGGCATGATTCTTCCGAAGATATCCGGGAAGACTACAAGCTCACCCAGGATCAAATTACGGCCGCTCTCGCCTACGCGACCCATGTGGCCGGGCATCTTCCCCCGCCGTAAAGTCCGCATGATCATTTTGCTGGATGAGAACTTCCCCGCTGCGGCTTTATACCCGGCTTCGAAAAGATGGATTCCAAGTACAGCACATACTGCTCGGCCAGCGAGTAATTCAAGACAGGCAAATCATGGCCCGCTTGATGCGGGAAGAGCTGCTTCACGCAAGACGAAGATTTCGTAGACGCGGTCTCTATCCTACAATAAAGGTTCGCGATCCCCTTTTTCTTCCCCGCCACCGAAACGGGCGGCCGCGTCA contains these protein-coding regions:
- a CDS encoding GtrA family protein — its product is MNIIDQLVSADTGNLVQFVKYVLSGTVATAAHILVFHLAAWKMFFALQPDDWFLRLFSLRVEELEDATRSRNSMKANGVAFVISNFVAYILNVTWVFVPGRHHWLVEIGLFYLVSGLAIAIGTGLMGLLIRRFGLLTTYAFGANLVAALMINYAARKFFIFSG